The proteins below are encoded in one region of Homo sapiens chromosome 2, GRCh38.p14 Primary Assembly:
- the LOXL3 gene encoding lysyl oxidase homolog 3 isoform 3 (isoform 3 is encoded by transcript variant 3) → MGQGMGAIHLSEVRCSGQELSLWKCPHKNITAEDCSHSQDAGVRCNLPYTGAETRIRLSGGRSQHEGRVEVQIGGPGPLRWGLICGDDWGTLEAMVACRQLGLGYANHGLQETWYWDSGNITEVVMSGVRCTGTELSLDQCAHHGTHITCKRTGTRFTAGVICSETASDLLLHSALVQETAYIEDRPLHMLYCAAEENCLASSARSANWPYGHRRLLRFSSQIHNLGRADFRPKAGRHSWVWHECHGHYHSMDIFTHYDILTPNGTKVAEGHKASFCLEDTECQEDVSKRYECANFGEQGITVGCWDLYRHDIDCQWIDITDVKPGNYILQVVINPNFEVAESDFTNNAMKCNCKYDGHRIWVHNCHIGDAFSEEANRRFERYPGQTSNQII, encoded by the exons ATGGGGCAGG GCATGGGTGCTATCCACCTGAGTGAAGTTCGCTGCTCTGGACAGGAGCTCTCCCTCTGGAAGTGCCCCCACAAGAACATCACAGCTGAGGATTGTTCACATAGCCAGGATGCCGGGGTCCGGTGCAACCTACCTTACACTGGGGCAGAGACCAGG ATCCGACTCAGTGGGGGCCGCAGCCAACATGAGGGGCGAGTCGAGGTGCAAATAGGGGGACCTGGGCCCCTTCGCTGGGGCCTCATCTGTGGGGATGACTGGGGGACCCTGGAGGCCATGGTGGCCTGTAGGCAACTGGGTCTGGGCTACGCCAACCACGGCCTGCAG GAGACCTGGTACTGGGACTCTGGGAATATAACAGAGGTGGTGATGAGTGGAGTGCGCTGCACAGGGACTGAGCTGTCCCTGGATCAGTGTGCCCATCATGGCACCCACATCACCTGCAAGAGGACAGGGACCCGCTTCACTGCTGGAGTCATCTGTTCTGAGA CTGCATCAGATCTGTTGCTGCACTCAGCACTGGTGCAGGAGACCGCCTACATCGAAGACCGGCCCCTGCATATGTTGTACTGTGCTGCGGAAGAGAACTGCCTGGCCAGCTCAGCCCGCTCAGCCAACTGGCCCTATGGTCACCGGCGTCTGCTCCGATTCTCCTCCCAGATCCACAACCTGGGACGAGCTGACTTCAGGCCCAAGGCTGGGCGCCACTCCTGGGTGTGGCACGAGTGCCATGG GCATTACCACAGCATGGACATCTTCACTCACTATGATATCCTCACCCCAAATGGCACCAAGGTGGCTGAGGGCCACAAAGCTAGTTTCTGTCTCGAAGACACTGAGTGTCAGGAGG ATGTCTCCAAGCGGTATGAGTGTGCCAACTTTGGAGAGCAAGGCATCACTGTGGGTTGCTGGGATCTCTACCGGCATGACATTGACTGTCAGTGGATTGACATCACGGATGTGAAGCCAGGAAACTACATTCTCCAG GTTGTCATCAACCCAAACTTTGAAGTAGCAGAGAGTGACTTTACCAACAATGCAATGAAATGTAACTGCAAATATGATGGACATAGAATCTGGGTGCACAACTGCCACATTG GTGATGCCTTCAGTGAAGAGGCCAACAGGAGGTTTGAACGCTACCCTGGCCAGACCAGCAACCAGATTATCTAA
- the HTRA2 gene encoding serine protease HTRA2, mitochondrial isoform 4 preproprotein (isoform 4 preproprotein is encoded by transcript variant 4), translating into MAAPRAGRGAGWSLRAWRALGGIRWGRRPRLTPDLRALLTSGTSDPRARVTYGTPSLWARLSVGVTEPRACLTSGTPGPRAQLTAVTPDTRTREASENSGTRSRAWLAVALGAGGAVLLLLWGGGRGPPAVLAAVPSPPPASPRSQYNFIADVVEKTAPAVVYIEILDRHPFLGREVPISNGSGFVVAADGLIVTNAHVVADRRRVRVRLLSGDTYEAVVTAVDPVADIATLRIQTKEPLPTLPLGRSADVRQGEFVVAMGSPFALQNTITSGIVSSAQRPARDLGLPQTNVEYIQTDAAIDFGNSGGPLVNLDGEVIGVNTMKVTAGISFAIPSDRLREFLHRGEKKNSSSGISGSQRRYIGVMMLTLSPRAGLRPGDVILAIGEQMVQNAEDVYEAVRTQSQLAVQIRRGRETLTLYVTPEVTE; encoded by the exons ATGGCTGCGCCGAGGGCGGGGCGGGGTGCAGGCTGGAGCCTTCGGGCATGGCGGGCTTTGGGGGGCATTCGCTGGGGGAGGAGACCCCGTTTGACCCCTGACCTCCGGGCCCTGCTGACGTCAGGAACTTCTGACCCCCGGGCCCGAGTGACTTATGGGACCCCCAGTCTCTGGGCCCGGTTGTCTGTTGGGGTCACTGAACCCCGAGCATGCCTGACGTCTGGGACCCCGGGTCCCCGGGCACAACTGACTGCGGTGACCCCAGATACCAGGACCCGGGAGGCCTCAGAGAACTCTGGAACCCGTTCGCGCGCGTGGCTGGCGGTGGCGCTGGGCGCTGGGGGGGCAGTGCTGTTGTTGTTGTGGGGCGGGGGTCGGGGTCCTCCGGCCGTCCTCGCCGCCGTCCCTAGCCCGCCGCCCGCTTCTCCCCGGAGTCAGTACAACTTCATCGCAGATGTGGTGGAGAAGACAGCACCTGCCGTGGTCTATATCGAGATCCTGGACCG GCACCCTTTCTTGGGCCGCGAGGTCCCTATCTCGAACGGCTCAGGATTCGTGGTGGCTGCCGATGGGCTCATTGTCACCAACGCCCATGTGGTGGCTGATCGGCGCAGAGTCCGTGTGAGACTGCTAAGCGGCGACACGTATGAGGCCGTGGTCACAGCTGTGGATCCCGTGGCAGACATCGCAACGCTGAGGATTCAGACTAAG GAGCCTCTCCCCACGCTGCCTCTGGGACGCTCAGCTGATGTCCGGCAAGGGGAGTTTGTTGTTGCCATGGGAAGTCCCTTTGCACTGCAGAACACGATCACATCCGGCATTGTTAGCTCTGCTCAGCGTCCAGCCAGAGACCTGGGACTCCCCCAAACCAATGTGGAATACATTCAAACTGATGCAGCTATTGAT TTTGGAAACTCTGGAGGTCCCCTGGTTAACCTG GATGGGGAGGTGATTGGAGTGAACACCATGAAGGTCACAGCTGGAATCTCCTTTGCCATCCCTTCTGATCGTCTTCGAGAGTTTCTGCATCGTGGGGAAAAGAAGA ATTCCTCCTCCGGAATCAGTGGGTCCCAGCGGCGCTACATTGGGGTGATGATGCTGACCCTGAGTCCCAG GGCTGGTCTGCGGCCTGGTGATGTGATTTTGGCCATTGGGGAGCAGATGGTACAAAATGCTGAAGATGTTTATGAAGCTGTTCGAACCCAATCCCAGTTGGCAGTGCAGATCCGGCGGGGACGAGAAACACTGACCTTATATGTGACCCCTGAGGTCACAGAATGA
- the HTRA2 gene encoding serine protease HTRA2, mitochondrial isoform 1 preproprotein (isoform 1 preproprotein is encoded by transcript variant 1): protein MAAPRAGRGAGWSLRAWRALGGIRWGRRPRLTPDLRALLTSGTSDPRARVTYGTPSLWARLSVGVTEPRACLTSGTPGPRAQLTAVTPDTRTREASENSGTRSRAWLAVALGAGGAVLLLLWGGGRGPPAVLAAVPSPPPASPRSQYNFIADVVEKTAPAVVYIEILDRHPFLGREVPISNGSGFVVAADGLIVTNAHVVADRRRVRVRLLSGDTYEAVVTAVDPVADIATLRIQTKEPLPTLPLGRSADVRQGEFVVAMGSPFALQNTITSGIVSSAQRPARDLGLPQTNVEYIQTDAAIDFGNSGGPLVNLDGEVIGVNTMKVTAGISFAIPSDRLREFLHRGEKKNSSSGISGSQRRYIGVMMLTLSPSILAELQLREPSFPDVQHGVLIHKVILGSPAHRAGLRPGDVILAIGEQMVQNAEDVYEAVRTQSQLAVQIRRGRETLTLYVTPEVTE, encoded by the exons ATGGCTGCGCCGAGGGCGGGGCGGGGTGCAGGCTGGAGCCTTCGGGCATGGCGGGCTTTGGGGGGCATTCGCTGGGGGAGGAGACCCCGTTTGACCCCTGACCTCCGGGCCCTGCTGACGTCAGGAACTTCTGACCCCCGGGCCCGAGTGACTTATGGGACCCCCAGTCTCTGGGCCCGGTTGTCTGTTGGGGTCACTGAACCCCGAGCATGCCTGACGTCTGGGACCCCGGGTCCCCGGGCACAACTGACTGCGGTGACCCCAGATACCAGGACCCGGGAGGCCTCAGAGAACTCTGGAACCCGTTCGCGCGCGTGGCTGGCGGTGGCGCTGGGCGCTGGGGGGGCAGTGCTGTTGTTGTTGTGGGGCGGGGGTCGGGGTCCTCCGGCCGTCCTCGCCGCCGTCCCTAGCCCGCCGCCCGCTTCTCCCCGGAGTCAGTACAACTTCATCGCAGATGTGGTGGAGAAGACAGCACCTGCCGTGGTCTATATCGAGATCCTGGACCG GCACCCTTTCTTGGGCCGCGAGGTCCCTATCTCGAACGGCTCAGGATTCGTGGTGGCTGCCGATGGGCTCATTGTCACCAACGCCCATGTGGTGGCTGATCGGCGCAGAGTCCGTGTGAGACTGCTAAGCGGCGACACGTATGAGGCCGTGGTCACAGCTGTGGATCCCGTGGCAGACATCGCAACGCTGAGGATTCAGACTAAG GAGCCTCTCCCCACGCTGCCTCTGGGACGCTCAGCTGATGTCCGGCAAGGGGAGTTTGTTGTTGCCATGGGAAGTCCCTTTGCACTGCAGAACACGATCACATCCGGCATTGTTAGCTCTGCTCAGCGTCCAGCCAGAGACCTGGGACTCCCCCAAACCAATGTGGAATACATTCAAACTGATGCAGCTATTGAT TTTGGAAACTCTGGAGGTCCCCTGGTTAACCTG GATGGGGAGGTGATTGGAGTGAACACCATGAAGGTCACAGCTGGAATCTCCTTTGCCATCCCTTCTGATCGTCTTCGAGAGTTTCTGCATCGTGGGGAAAAGAAGA ATTCCTCCTCCGGAATCAGTGGGTCCCAGCGGCGCTACATTGGGGTGATGATGCTGACCCTGAGTCCCAG CATCCTTGCTGAACTACAGCTTCGAGAACCAAGCTTTCCCGATGTTCAGCATGGTGTACTCATCCATAAAGTCATCCTGGGCTCCCCTGCACACCG GGCTGGTCTGCGGCCTGGTGATGTGATTTTGGCCATTGGGGAGCAGATGGTACAAAATGCTGAAGATGTTTATGAAGCTGTTCGAACCCAATCCCAGTTGGCAGTGCAGATCCGGCGGGGACGAGAAACACTGACCTTATATGTGACCCCTGAGGTCACAGAATGA
- the HTRA2 gene encoding serine protease HTRA2, mitochondrial isoform 2 preproprotein (isoform 2 preproprotein is encoded by transcript variant 2) translates to MAAPRAGRGAGWSLRAWRALGGIRWGRRPRLTPDLRALLTSGTSDPRARVTYGTPSLWARLSVGVTEPRACLTSGTPGPRAQLTAVTPDTRTREASENSGTRSRAWLAVALGAGGAVLLLLWGGGRGPPAVLAAVPSPPPASPRSQYNFIADVVEKTAPAVVYIEILDRHPFLGREVPISNGSGFVVAADGLIVTNAHVVADRRRVRVRLLSGDTYEAVVTAVDPVADIATLRIQTKFGNSGGPLVNLDGEVIGVNTMKVTAGISFAIPSDRLREFLHRGEKKNSSSGISGSQRRYIGVMMLTLSPRAGLRPGDVILAIGEQMVQNAEDVYEAVRTQSQLAVQIRRGRETLTLYVTPEVTE, encoded by the exons ATGGCTGCGCCGAGGGCGGGGCGGGGTGCAGGCTGGAGCCTTCGGGCATGGCGGGCTTTGGGGGGCATTCGCTGGGGGAGGAGACCCCGTTTGACCCCTGACCTCCGGGCCCTGCTGACGTCAGGAACTTCTGACCCCCGGGCCCGAGTGACTTATGGGACCCCCAGTCTCTGGGCCCGGTTGTCTGTTGGGGTCACTGAACCCCGAGCATGCCTGACGTCTGGGACCCCGGGTCCCCGGGCACAACTGACTGCGGTGACCCCAGATACCAGGACCCGGGAGGCCTCAGAGAACTCTGGAACCCGTTCGCGCGCGTGGCTGGCGGTGGCGCTGGGCGCTGGGGGGGCAGTGCTGTTGTTGTTGTGGGGCGGGGGTCGGGGTCCTCCGGCCGTCCTCGCCGCCGTCCCTAGCCCGCCGCCCGCTTCTCCCCGGAGTCAGTACAACTTCATCGCAGATGTGGTGGAGAAGACAGCACCTGCCGTGGTCTATATCGAGATCCTGGACCG GCACCCTTTCTTGGGCCGCGAGGTCCCTATCTCGAACGGCTCAGGATTCGTGGTGGCTGCCGATGGGCTCATTGTCACCAACGCCCATGTGGTGGCTGATCGGCGCAGAGTCCGTGTGAGACTGCTAAGCGGCGACACGTATGAGGCCGTGGTCACAGCTGTGGATCCCGTGGCAGACATCGCAACGCTGAGGATTCAGACTAAG TTTGGAAACTCTGGAGGTCCCCTGGTTAACCTG GATGGGGAGGTGATTGGAGTGAACACCATGAAGGTCACAGCTGGAATCTCCTTTGCCATCCCTTCTGATCGTCTTCGAGAGTTTCTGCATCGTGGGGAAAAGAAGA ATTCCTCCTCCGGAATCAGTGGGTCCCAGCGGCGCTACATTGGGGTGATGATGCTGACCCTGAGTCCCAG GGCTGGTCTGCGGCCTGGTGATGTGATTTTGGCCATTGGGGAGCAGATGGTACAAAATGCTGAAGATGTTTATGAAGCTGTTCGAACCCAATCCCAGTTGGCAGTGCAGATCCGGCGGGGACGAGAAACACTGACCTTATATGTGACCCCTGAGGTCACAGAATGA
- the HTRA2 gene encoding serine protease HTRA2, mitochondrial isoform 3 preproprotein (isoform 3 preproprotein is encoded by transcript variant 3), producing MAAPRAGRGAGWSLRAWRALGGIRWGRRPRLTPDLRALLTSGTSDPRARVTYGTPSLWARLSVGVTEPRACLTSGTPGPRAQLTAVTPDTRTREASENSGTRSRAWLAVALGAGGAVLLLLWGGGRGPPAVLAAVPSPPPASPRSQYNFIADVVEKTAPAVVYIEILDRHPFLGREVPISNGSGFVVAADGLIVTNAHVVADRRRVRVRLLSGDTYEAVVTAVDPVADIATLRIQTKEPLPTLPLGRSADVRQGEFVVAMGSPFALQNTITSGIVSSAQRPARDLGLPQTNVEYIQTDAAIDFGNSGGPLVNLARELGAVSLQDGEVIGVNTMKVTAGISFAIPSDRLREFLHRGEKKNSSSGISGSQRRYIGVMMLTLSPRAGLRPGDVILAIGEQMVQNAEDVYEAVRTQSQLAVQIRRGRETLTLYVTPEVTE from the exons ATGGCTGCGCCGAGGGCGGGGCGGGGTGCAGGCTGGAGCCTTCGGGCATGGCGGGCTTTGGGGGGCATTCGCTGGGGGAGGAGACCCCGTTTGACCCCTGACCTCCGGGCCCTGCTGACGTCAGGAACTTCTGACCCCCGGGCCCGAGTGACTTATGGGACCCCCAGTCTCTGGGCCCGGTTGTCTGTTGGGGTCACTGAACCCCGAGCATGCCTGACGTCTGGGACCCCGGGTCCCCGGGCACAACTGACTGCGGTGACCCCAGATACCAGGACCCGGGAGGCCTCAGAGAACTCTGGAACCCGTTCGCGCGCGTGGCTGGCGGTGGCGCTGGGCGCTGGGGGGGCAGTGCTGTTGTTGTTGTGGGGCGGGGGTCGGGGTCCTCCGGCCGTCCTCGCCGCCGTCCCTAGCCCGCCGCCCGCTTCTCCCCGGAGTCAGTACAACTTCATCGCAGATGTGGTGGAGAAGACAGCACCTGCCGTGGTCTATATCGAGATCCTGGACCG GCACCCTTTCTTGGGCCGCGAGGTCCCTATCTCGAACGGCTCAGGATTCGTGGTGGCTGCCGATGGGCTCATTGTCACCAACGCCCATGTGGTGGCTGATCGGCGCAGAGTCCGTGTGAGACTGCTAAGCGGCGACACGTATGAGGCCGTGGTCACAGCTGTGGATCCCGTGGCAGACATCGCAACGCTGAGGATTCAGACTAAG GAGCCTCTCCCCACGCTGCCTCTGGGACGCTCAGCTGATGTCCGGCAAGGGGAGTTTGTTGTTGCCATGGGAAGTCCCTTTGCACTGCAGAACACGATCACATCCGGCATTGTTAGCTCTGCTCAGCGTCCAGCCAGAGACCTGGGACTCCCCCAAACCAATGTGGAATACATTCAAACTGATGCAGCTATTGAT TTTGGAAACTCTGGAGGTCCCCTGGTTAACCTG GCTAGGGAACTGGGGGCTGTATCCCTGCAGGATGGGGAGGTGATTGGAGTGAACACCATGAAGGTCACAGCTGGAATCTCCTTTGCCATCCCTTCTGATCGTCTTCGAGAGTTTCTGCATCGTGGGGAAAAGAAGA ATTCCTCCTCCGGAATCAGTGGGTCCCAGCGGCGCTACATTGGGGTGATGATGCTGACCCTGAGTCCCAG GGCTGGTCTGCGGCCTGGTGATGTGATTTTGGCCATTGGGGAGCAGATGGTACAAAATGCTGAAGATGTTTATGAAGCTGTTCGAACCCAATCCCAGTTGGCAGTGCAGATCCGGCGGGGACGAGAAACACTGACCTTATATGTGACCCCTGAGGTCACAGAATGA